A section of the Thauera chlorobenzoica genome encodes:
- a CDS encoding CaiB/BaiF CoA transferase family protein → MSAISQALAGVKVAEFGAYAAGPHIGKMLATFGATVVHVESHQRPDGFRTEYPPFKDGKPGPDRGGCFAIFNDSKHAVTLDLKTSAGTDLARRLVGWADIVVENMRPEVMDRLGLGYEAARELNPGIVMISSCNMGQTGPRAQTPGFGSQLSALAGFCGLTGSPDGPPMLLYGPYIDFIASTLGATAVLAAVDRQRRTGEGAWIDLAQYESGLMFIAGALFDYHRNGRVAERADNRDPDAAPHNAYQCSDGAWLALSCWSDEEFGRFANVLGRPELRSDHRFATHASRHANVGELDEIVSRCMLTRAAEQTAAQLQAVGVHAYPVNTIADLFCDPQLAYRRIWRRRLHGSIGDVACYFSAFDLSATPGDVTAAAPRIGQDNAYVFQELLGMTVDEYMACEREGAFQ, encoded by the coding sequence ATGAGCGCGATTTCTCAAGCCTTGGCCGGAGTCAAGGTGGCCGAGTTTGGCGCGTACGCGGCAGGGCCGCACATCGGCAAGATGCTCGCAACCTTCGGCGCGACCGTCGTGCACGTGGAGTCACATCAGCGTCCTGATGGTTTCCGCACAGAGTATCCGCCATTCAAGGACGGTAAGCCGGGCCCCGACCGGGGCGGCTGTTTCGCGATCTTCAATGACTCGAAGCATGCCGTAACGCTGGACCTGAAGACCTCGGCCGGTACCGACCTCGCGCGGCGGCTGGTCGGCTGGGCGGATATCGTCGTCGAGAACATGCGACCGGAAGTCATGGATCGGCTGGGACTCGGTTACGAGGCGGCGCGAGAATTGAACCCCGGGATTGTCATGATCTCGAGTTGCAACATGGGTCAGACCGGCCCGCGTGCGCAGACGCCGGGGTTCGGCTCTCAGTTGTCGGCGCTCGCCGGATTTTGCGGGTTGACCGGCAGTCCCGACGGTCCGCCAATGCTGCTCTACGGCCCGTACATCGACTTTATTGCCTCGACGCTGGGTGCAACTGCGGTCCTGGCGGCGGTCGACCGCCAGCGACGGACGGGCGAGGGCGCGTGGATCGATCTGGCGCAATACGAGAGTGGCTTGATGTTCATCGCCGGCGCACTTTTCGACTACCACCGCAATGGTCGTGTGGCCGAGCGCGCGGACAACCGCGATCCGGATGCCGCTCCGCACAATGCCTATCAGTGCAGCGACGGAGCGTGGCTTGCGCTGTCGTGCTGGTCCGATGAGGAGTTTGGGCGTTTCGCGAACGTGTTGGGGCGTCCTGAACTCCGATCCGACCACCGGTTCGCGACGCACGCGAGCCGGCACGCGAACGTGGGGGAACTCGACGAGATCGTTTCCCGGTGCATGCTAACGCGTGCCGCCGAGCAGACAGCGGCGCAGCTTCAGGCGGTCGGGGTTCACGCCTATCCGGTCAATACGATCGCAGACTTGTTCTGCGATCCGCAGCTTGCGTACCGGCGCATCTGGCGTCGTCGCCTGCACGGCAGTATCGGCGACGTGGCGTGCTATTTCTCGGCCTTCGATCTGTCGGCGACGCCGGGTGATGTCACCGCAGCCGCCCCACGAATTGGGCAGGACAACGCTTACGTGTTCCAGGAGCTTCTCGGCATGACCGTGGACGAATACATGGCCTGCGAGCGAGAGGGGGCGTTTCAGTGA
- a CDS encoding IclR family transcriptional regulator, protein MSDHASPGSGTQSIQRAAHVLRIIASRNGTGLRLVDISSHARLERPTVHRILKCLITEGLVSQDAETRRYFLGRLTFELGLAASSSFNLRDICRPALARLAEQTGDTVFLTIRSGFDTVCVDRAEGSFPIKTLTLDVGTRRPLGVGAGGLALLMSLADEAIEDIVSANALRLGAYNNLTVPALMRLLKRCRELGYALNDAHITPGATSVGLPIRSRSGEPFLAISIGAISERMAEKRQKELVALIRSEIVNLEAAVSDTVHP, encoded by the coding sequence GTGAGTGACCACGCTTCCCCCGGTTCAGGAACACAGAGCATCCAGCGTGCGGCCCATGTGCTGCGCATCATCGCTTCACGCAATGGCACCGGCCTGCGCCTGGTGGATATCTCCAGCCACGCCAGGCTCGAGCGGCCGACAGTGCATCGGATATTGAAATGCCTGATTACGGAGGGGCTGGTCAGCCAGGATGCTGAGACGCGTCGTTACTTTCTGGGGCGTCTGACCTTCGAACTCGGGCTTGCCGCCTCATCCAGCTTCAACCTGCGCGACATTTGCCGGCCGGCATTGGCGAGGCTCGCCGAGCAGACCGGCGACACGGTCTTCCTGACGATACGCAGTGGTTTCGATACTGTGTGTGTCGATCGCGCCGAGGGATCGTTTCCGATCAAGACGCTCACGCTGGACGTGGGCACGCGGCGCCCGTTGGGGGTTGGTGCGGGCGGGCTGGCATTGCTGATGTCCCTGGCGGATGAAGCTATCGAGGATATCGTGTCAGCCAATGCGCTGCGGCTCGGGGCATACAACAATCTGACGGTGCCCGCGCTGATGCGTTTGCTGAAGCGATGCCGCGAACTGGGTTATGCGCTGAACGATGCCCATATCACGCCTGGCGCGACTTCGGTCGGGTTGCCGATACGCTCGCGCTCCGGCGAACCCTTTCTCGCAATCAGCATAGGCGCCATTTCCGAGCGGATGGCCGAGAAGCGCCAGAAGGAGTTGGTTGCGCTCATTCGGTCCGAAATCGTCAATCTCGAAGCGGCGGTGAGCGATACCGTCCACCCGTGA
- a CDS encoding CoA transferase: MLSAYRVLDLSNRIGWLAGRLLADLGADVIKIEAPGMPVDDPDWQAYNVNKRLLRLDLETPEGRSQFDHLIDHTDILVESAQPGTPFASWLDPERLRQRNSRLIQVSVTPFGAEGPRAGWLASDLELMAAGGAMSLAGEPGETPLRVTVPQSYCWAGAQAAVGVLTALIHRTATGVGQRIDVSAQASVILALSHAPAFWDMERTNPTRAGAFVSGRSVKGARFRAFWPCADGYLNFVLYGGPAGRRTNARLVEWMRECGADLGVLTQTDWKRFDPKLASQEEVDEMERPIAAFFLGIPKREFLEQASRREMLGYPVSTMQDIATDPQLGARAFWDDLQGPDGELQRHCGSFAIVDQARQPLRHRPGEEIDVVTLLNECRAGSKPVDVAGATVMEKEGQLV, encoded by the coding sequence ATGTTAAGCGCATACCGCGTCCTGGATCTCAGCAACCGCATCGGCTGGCTCGCCGGGCGGTTGCTGGCCGATCTCGGGGCAGACGTAATCAAGATTGAGGCACCTGGGATGCCCGTCGACGATCCAGACTGGCAGGCCTACAACGTTAATAAGCGCCTGTTGCGGCTTGATCTCGAAACGCCCGAAGGACGGTCGCAGTTCGATCACCTGATCGATCACACGGATATCCTCGTCGAATCGGCGCAGCCGGGCACGCCGTTCGCGTCGTGGCTGGACCCCGAGCGGTTGCGGCAACGCAACTCTCGGCTGATCCAGGTGTCGGTGACACCGTTTGGTGCCGAAGGCCCGCGCGCCGGGTGGCTTGCTTCGGATCTTGAGCTGATGGCCGCAGGTGGTGCGATGTCGCTTGCCGGCGAGCCCGGTGAGACCCCGCTGCGCGTGACCGTGCCGCAGTCCTATTGTTGGGCTGGCGCTCAGGCTGCAGTCGGTGTCCTCACGGCGCTGATTCACAGAACGGCGACGGGTGTAGGCCAGCGTATTGACGTGTCTGCACAAGCTTCCGTCATCCTCGCGCTGTCCCATGCGCCGGCGTTCTGGGATATGGAACGCACGAATCCGACGCGTGCCGGCGCCTTTGTCAGCGGCCGCTCCGTAAAGGGCGCGCGCTTCCGCGCATTCTGGCCCTGCGCCGACGGCTATCTGAACTTCGTGCTGTACGGTGGTCCGGCCGGGCGACGGACCAACGCGCGGCTCGTCGAGTGGATGCGTGAGTGCGGGGCGGATCTCGGGGTGCTGACACAGACCGACTGGAAGCGCTTCGATCCGAAGCTTGCCAGCCAGGAGGAAGTCGACGAGATGGAACGCCCGATCGCTGCGTTCTTTCTGGGTATCCCGAAGCGAGAATTTCTTGAGCAGGCGAGTCGGCGGGAGATGCTCGGTTATCCGGTTTCCACGATGCAGGATATCGCCACCGATCCGCAACTCGGCGCCCGCGCGTTCTGGGACGACCTGCAGGGTCCCGACGGCGAGTTGCAGCGGCATTGCGGCAGCTTCGCGATTGTCGACCAGGCCCGGCAACCCCTGCGTCATCGGCCCGGTGAGGAGATCGATGTTGTGACCTTGCTCAATGAATGCCGTGCGGGATCGAAGCCGGTGGACGTCGCGGGGGCGACGGTGATGGAGAAGGAGGGGCAACTCGTATGA
- a CDS encoding TRAP transporter permease, with product MSSISLSFLSRFLTTGARRDPDSWAGHLLKPFAALVALGIVWVTTIQIVQIYAMTIVFLGLMLALVFLTTGASANSSRDRVPVWDLILAAASIGISAYFWFHNERIVTRITLLDELTAWDILCGSGLLLITLEATRRTVGPGLTSIVLVFLAYNLWGDRLPGVLGHGPIDYLHFLDILAFTTDGIFGAPIRVALTYVFLFGLFGTFLSRTGGGDFFFDAASAVSGKSPGGPAKIAVVSSGLYGTISGSPTADVVTTGSITIPMMKKLGYSGALAGGIEVAASTGGSILPPVMGSAAFIMAEFTGIRYTDIALAGIVPAFLCYFCVYLQVHLNSLKLGITGLDKVPVFADTMRRGGMFLVPLIALVLALLIGYSPNFVAAFGTLAVIAVAMCRRETRLSFRGFYEILAEATLRVMPVVAACAAAGLVVGGLSMTGLGAKVTELIFLLAGTDLFLSLVVAAVITLVLGMGMPTPSVYILAAVLVAPALTKLGVSLIAAHLFLVYYASLSAMTPPIAVAAFAAAPIALANPLAIGLAAVRMAMVAFIVPFAFVYNNGILFSGAPLQIAFACLGVTLAVACLCLAAEGFWKWPLGIVHRLCFLAAGFALLAPSPLAQAAGGIAAVFGAWMAMRAGSRPGERRETSSY from the coding sequence GTGTCCAGCATTAGCCTTTCATTCCTGAGCAGATTCCTGACGACCGGTGCCCGCCGCGACCCCGACAGTTGGGCGGGGCATCTGCTGAAACCCTTTGCGGCGCTGGTTGCGCTCGGCATCGTCTGGGTGACAACGATCCAGATCGTCCAGATCTATGCGATGACGATCGTCTTCCTCGGGCTGATGCTCGCGCTGGTCTTCCTGACGACGGGGGCGAGCGCGAACTCGAGTCGCGACCGTGTTCCCGTCTGGGATCTGATCCTCGCGGCGGCGAGCATCGGCATCTCGGCCTATTTCTGGTTCCACAACGAGCGGATCGTGACCCGCATTACACTGCTCGACGAACTGACTGCGTGGGACATCCTTTGCGGAAGCGGGCTGCTGCTCATCACTCTCGAAGCGACACGGCGCACCGTAGGCCCGGGGCTGACGTCGATCGTGCTCGTGTTCCTTGCCTACAATTTGTGGGGTGACCGGTTGCCGGGCGTGCTCGGCCACGGTCCGATCGACTATCTCCACTTTCTCGATATCCTCGCGTTCACGACCGACGGAATCTTTGGTGCGCCGATCAGAGTCGCATTGACGTACGTCTTCCTGTTCGGCCTGTTCGGAACCTTCCTGTCGCGCACGGGAGGCGGCGATTTCTTCTTCGATGCCGCTTCAGCCGTGAGCGGCAAGAGCCCCGGCGGTCCCGCGAAAATCGCGGTAGTCTCGTCGGGACTCTACGGGACCATTTCCGGAAGTCCCACGGCCGACGTGGTCACCACCGGGTCGATCACGATCCCGATGATGAAGAAGCTTGGCTACTCGGGTGCCCTTGCCGGCGGAATCGAGGTCGCCGCATCCACTGGCGGCAGCATCCTGCCCCCCGTGATGGGTTCGGCAGCCTTCATCATGGCCGAGTTCACCGGCATCCGATATACGGATATCGCCCTGGCGGGGATCGTGCCGGCATTCCTCTGTTATTTCTGCGTCTATCTGCAGGTGCACCTCAACTCCCTCAAGTTGGGGATTACCGGGCTCGACAAGGTGCCGGTTTTCGCCGACACGATGCGGCGAGGAGGGATGTTCCTGGTCCCGCTGATCGCTCTGGTGCTTGCGCTGCTCATCGGATACTCCCCCAATTTCGTGGCCGCATTCGGCACCCTCGCGGTGATCGCGGTGGCGATGTGCAGGCGGGAGACGCGCCTGAGTTTCAGAGGGTTCTACGAGATTCTTGCGGAAGCGACCCTGCGGGTGATGCCGGTAGTCGCCGCATGTGCGGCCGCGGGGCTGGTCGTGGGCGGGCTGTCGATGACCGGGCTCGGCGCCAAGGTAACCGAACTCATCTTCCTCCTTGCCGGCACGGATCTGTTCCTGTCGCTGGTGGTCGCCGCGGTCATCACGCTGGTGCTGGGGATGGGAATGCCGACCCCGAGCGTGTATATCCTCGCCGCGGTGCTGGTCGCGCCGGCGCTCACGAAGCTTGGCGTTTCGCTGATCGCTGCGCATCTGTTTCTTGTCTATTACGCCAGCCTGTCGGCGATGACCCCGCCGATCGCCGTTGCCGCGTTTGCTGCTGCCCCCATCGCGCTCGCCAACCCTCTTGCCATCGGGCTCGCGGCGGTAAGAATGGCGATGGTTGCGTTCATCGTTCCTTTTGCCTTCGTGTACAACAATGGCATTCTGTTCTCGGGAGCGCCGCTGCAGATTGCATTTGCCTGTCTGGGGGTGACCCTTGCCGTGGCCTGTCTGTGTCTGGCGGCCGAAGGTTTCTGGAAATGGCCGCTCGGCATCGTGCATCGCCTGTGTTTCCTGGCCGCAGGATTTGCGCTGTTGGCTCCCTCGCCTCTTGCTCAGGCAGCCGGGGGAATCGCCGCAGTATTCGGAGCATGGATGGCGATGCGCGCCGGTTCGAGGCCGGGTGAGCGTCGCGAGACTTCATCCTACTGA
- a CDS encoding IS3 family transposase (programmed frameshift) yields the protein MARYGQAFKDKVVARLLPPESASVETVSRELCITAATLERWRADALSKPARERAWTAPARFEAVLATAAMDEATKGAWCREKGLYPQDLEQWRAAATQALAAPEEVRASPSATKADRRRIKELERELRRKDKALAEAAALLVLRKKLFGDLSDGQGRGRMIALEDRHTLVRNIEAAHAAGARLRPACEEAGITVRTLQRWTAEGGLRTGDRRPEAERPTPAHALTEAERARILAVANEPRFADQPPARIVPALADEGIYIASESSFQRVLRAHGQTQHRGRTRAPQPSRTPTTHVATAPGQVWCWDMTYLPTAVQGHWFYLYLIMDLYSRKIVGWEIHDADDSDHAVCLLKRTALSEGVHAMLEKPVLHGDNGSTLKATNVLALLHWLSIKPSYSHPRVSDDNAYVESLFKTAKYRPEFPARGFATLEDARQWGRDFVHWYNVEHRHSGIRYVTPAQRHALEDRAILQARHETYLKARERNPARWSRGTRNWSPIEVVTLNPECDAAIHSNAEDIKQLAA from the exons GTGGCCAGATACGGACAAGCATTTAAAGACAAGGTGGTGGCAAGGTTGCTGCCCCCGGAGAGCGCATCGGTGGAAACGGTTTCACGTGAGTTGTGCATCACAGCGGCAACGCTGGAGCGGTGGCGCGCGGATGCGCTGTCCAAGCCCGCTCGCGAGCGGGCTTGGACAGCGCCGGCCCGATTTGAGGCGGTGCTGGCGACCGCGGCGATGGACGAGGCTACCAAGGGCGCGTGGTGCCGCGAGAAGGGCCTGTATCCCCAGGATCTCGAGCAGTGGCGTGCAGCCGCCACGCAGGCGTTGGCCGCCCCGGAAGAGGTGCGCGCAAGCCCGAGCGCCACGAAGGCCGATCGGCGCCGCATCAAGGAACTCGAGCGCGAACTGCGCCGCAAGGACAAAGCCTTGGCCGAAGCCGCCGCGCTGTTGGTGCTGCGAAAAAAACTGT TCGGCGATCTTTCCGACGGACAAGGACGAGGACGCATGATCGCCCTGGAAGATCGCCACACACTGGTCCGCAATATCGAGGCGGCTCATGCGGCCGGTGCACGCCTGCGCCCGGCCTGCGAGGAGGCCGGCATCACCGTGCGCACGCTGCAGCGCTGGACCGCCGAGGGGGGCCTTCGCACCGGCGACCGACGGCCCGAGGCCGAGCGGCCGACGCCTGCACATGCGCTGACCGAAGCGGAGCGCGCCCGCATCCTGGCGGTGGCCAACGAGCCGCGTTTCGCCGACCAGCCGCCGGCGCGCATCGTGCCGGCATTGGCCGACGAAGGCATCTACATCGCCAGTGAATCGAGCTTCCAGCGGGTGCTGCGCGCCCATGGGCAAACGCAGCACCGCGGCCGCACCCGTGCGCCCCAGCCCTCGCGCACGCCGACCACACATGTGGCTACCGCACCCGGCCAGGTGTGGTGCTGGGATATGACCTATCTGCCCACGGCAGTGCAGGGACACTGGTTCTACCTTTACCTGATCATGGATCTGTACAGCCGCAAGATCGTCGGTTGGGAGATCCACGACGCCGATGATTCGGACCATGCGGTGTGCTTGCTCAAGCGCACGGCGCTCTCCGAGGGCGTGCACGCCATGCTCGAAAAGCCCGTGTTGCATGGAGACAACGGCAGCACGCTCAAGGCGACCAACGTCCTGGCGCTGCTGCACTGGCTGAGCATCAAACCGTCGTACTCGCACCCGCGCGTCTCCGACGACAACGCCTACGTGGAGTCGCTCTTCAAGACGGCGAAGTACCGCCCCGAGTTTCCCGCGCGTGGCTTCGCCACCCTTGAAGATGCCCGCCAGTGGGGGCGCGACTTTGTGCACTGGTACAACGTCGAGCACCGCCATAGCGGCATCCGCTACGTCACCCCGGCGCAGCGCCATGCCCTCGAGGACCGAGCGATCCTGCAGGCGCGTCACGAGACGTACCTGAAGGCGCGCGAGCGAAACCCGGCCCGCTGGTCCCGCGGCACACGCAACTGGTCGCCGATCGAGGTCGTGACGCTCAACCCGGAGTGCGACGCTGCTATCCATAGCAATGCTGAAGACATAAAGCAGTTGGCTGCATGA
- a CDS encoding antibiotic biosynthesis monooxygenase: MVTRVPKPGRELEWEVLMSGGLRAARQFPGNLGATVLKPTGAGERAYRIIVSFDSFASLRQWEDSAQRLELVRQLESVESAPVLIEQAVGLETWFQLPANAGSPQPMIPPPRHKMMIASALGVYLTITPLLMVLRPVLDHLPLYVATMVLVPIAVVLLTYIVMPSITPSGSEWLSPR; encoded by the coding sequence ATGGTCACTCGGGTGCCGAAACCCGGGCGGGAGTTGGAGTGGGAAGTCCTCATGAGCGGAGGGCTTCGTGCGGCTCGCCAGTTCCCTGGCAACCTGGGCGCCACCGTCCTCAAGCCCACCGGAGCCGGGGAACGTGCGTACCGGATTATCGTGAGCTTCGACAGCTTCGCAAGTCTGCGGCAATGGGAGGACTCTGCGCAACGGCTGGAACTGGTGAGGCAGCTCGAATCAGTCGAGAGCGCACCGGTGCTGATCGAGCAGGCGGTGGGTTTGGAAACATGGTTTCAGTTGCCGGCAAACGCCGGTTCGCCCCAGCCGATGATTCCACCGCCCCGCCACAAGATGATGATCGCGAGCGCTCTCGGCGTGTATCTGACGATCACGCCGCTGTTGATGGTGTTGCGACCCGTGCTCGATCACCTGCCGCTTTATGTGGCGACGATGGTACTGGTGCCGATTGCGGTGGTCCTGCTGACCTACATCGTCATGCCCTCGATCACCCCCTCTGGGTCAGAATGGTTGTCGCCTCGATAA
- a CDS encoding TAXI family TRAP transporter solute-binding subunit, translating into MLRFIICGLAFVLLSFSAAADPYRMTLSGASPSGLWTMIGVGIDGAIKDSFPGSDVTYQTSGGGLANIALIDQGKVELGIAHDAELQIATLGAKPFARPVTSLRAIALLYNWAPMQMVITKAFAEKYGIHSFDDLAAKKPPLRIALNKRGNITEHVAIELFKAIGVTVDDIKKWGGDVIYAASDEQGDLMKDRRIDMFANGVFVRTSFIVQAGDAVELVLLPVSERVINTVSQELKVAPFIVKAGSYPWQPVDVPTVALGAVLMVNSKMEDKVAHDLAEALHKHIDKLQGAHSSLKAITPEFLASQKVIPYHKGAEAYYREAGLLK; encoded by the coding sequence ATGTTGCGATTCATCATTTGCGGACTTGCCTTTGTGTTATTGAGTTTCAGTGCAGCGGCGGACCCTTACCGGATGACCCTTTCAGGCGCGAGTCCGAGCGGGTTATGGACGATGATCGGTGTCGGTATCGATGGGGCGATCAAGGACAGCTTTCCGGGTTCCGACGTCACATACCAGACATCGGGAGGTGGACTCGCGAATATTGCGCTTATCGACCAGGGAAAGGTCGAATTGGGCATTGCGCACGATGCCGAGCTTCAGATCGCGACGCTCGGCGCGAAGCCCTTTGCAAGACCGGTTACCAGTCTCCGGGCGATTGCCCTGTTATACAACTGGGCGCCGATGCAGATGGTCATCACGAAGGCGTTCGCCGAGAAATACGGCATTCACAGCTTTGACGATCTCGCAGCGAAGAAGCCACCGCTCCGGATCGCCCTGAACAAGCGGGGTAACATCACCGAGCACGTCGCCATCGAGCTGTTCAAGGCGATCGGTGTGACCGTGGATGACATCAAGAAATGGGGGGGCGACGTCATTTACGCGGCCTCCGACGAGCAGGGCGACCTGATGAAGGACAGGCGGATCGACATGTTCGCGAATGGGGTTTTCGTCCGGACGAGTTTCATTGTCCAGGCCGGCGATGCGGTCGAACTTGTGCTGCTGCCGGTTTCCGAGCGCGTAATCAATACGGTGTCGCAAGAGCTGAAGGTCGCGCCCTTCATCGTCAAGGCCGGAAGTTATCCCTGGCAACCGGTCGATGTTCCGACGGTCGCGCTTGGAGCGGTGCTCATGGTCAACAGCAAAATGGAAGACAAGGTTGCCCATGACCTCGCCGAGGCGCTGCATAAGCACATCGACAAGCTGCAGGGGGCACATAGCAGTCTGAAGGCGATCACGCCTGAATTCCTCGCAAGTCAGAAAGTCATTCCGTATCACAAGGGCGCCGAAGCCTATTACCGGGAAGCCGGCCTGCTCAAGTAG
- a CDS encoding UbiX family flavin prenyltransferase has protein sequence MSEDQMKRLIVGITGATGVIFGVRLLEALQESDVETHLVLSKWAIQTIEHETPYTAKQVRALADVDHVEGNMGASISSGSFMTEGMVIAPCSMRSLAAIAHGTGDHLVHRAADVILKERRRLVLVAREMPLSDIHLENMLKLSRMGATIMPPMPAFYNHPATLDDMVDHVVARILDQFGIPAEFARRWEGEMRGRKIANLQPQKQ, from the coding sequence TTGAGCGAGGATCAAATGAAAAGACTGATTGTGGGCATCACCGGCGCGACGGGCGTGATTTTCGGCGTTCGCCTGCTCGAGGCGCTGCAGGAATCGGATGTCGAAACGCACCTCGTGCTGAGCAAGTGGGCGATCCAGACGATCGAGCACGAGACGCCGTACACGGCGAAGCAGGTTCGCGCGCTGGCCGACGTCGATCACGTCGAGGGCAACATGGGGGCGTCGATCTCGTCGGGATCGTTCATGACCGAAGGCATGGTGATCGCGCCGTGTTCGATGCGCAGCCTCGCGGCGATTGCGCACGGCACGGGGGACCACCTCGTGCACCGCGCCGCGGACGTGATCCTGAAGGAGCGTCGTCGGCTGGTGCTGGTCGCGCGCGAAATGCCGCTCTCCGACATTCATCTGGAAAACATGCTGAAGCTCTCCCGCATGGGGGCGACGATCATGCCGCCGATGCCGGCGTTCTATAACCATCCGGCGACGCTCGACGACATGGTCGATCACGTGGTGGCCCGGATTCTCGATCAATTCGGCATTCCGGCCGAATTTGCGCGGCGGTGGGAGGGGGAGATGCGCGGTCGGAAGATCGCGAATCTTCAGCCGCAAAAGCAATAA
- a CDS encoding UbiD family decarboxylase has product MNDLATKGISEAAERVGEKDLRAALEWFRSKGYLVETNKEVNPDLEITGLQKIFDGSLPMLFNNVKDMPHARAITNLFGDIRVVEELFGWENSLDRVKKVARAIDHPLKPVIIGQDEAPVQEEVLTTDLDVNKWLTAIRHTPLETEMTIGSGISCVVGPYFDGGSHIGYNRMNFRWGNVGTFQISPGSHMWQVMTEHYKDDEPIPLTMCFGVPPSCTYVAGAGFDYAILPKGCDEIGIAGAIQGSPVRLVKCRTIDAYTLADAEYVLEGYLHPRDKRYETAESEAADIQGRFHFHPEWAGYMGKAYKAPTFHVTAITMRRRESKPIIFPLGVHTADDANIDTSVRESAIFALCERLQPGIVQNVHIPYCMTDWGGCIIQVKKRNQIEEGWQRNFLAAILACSQGMRLAIAVSEDVDIYSMDDIMWCLTTRVNPQTDILNPLPGGRGQTFMPAERMTSGDKQWTASNTQFEGGMGIDATVPYGYESDFHRPVYGVDLVKPENFFDAKDIDKMKSRMAGWVLSLARTGR; this is encoded by the coding sequence ATGAACGATCTGGCAACGAAGGGAATCAGCGAAGCGGCGGAGCGGGTGGGCGAAAAGGACTTGCGCGCGGCGCTGGAGTGGTTCCGCAGCAAGGGCTATCTGGTCGAAACGAACAAGGAGGTCAATCCGGACCTCGAAATCACGGGGCTGCAGAAGATCTTCGACGGCAGCCTGCCGATGCTGTTCAACAACGTGAAGGACATGCCGCATGCGCGTGCCATCACCAACCTGTTCGGCGACATCCGCGTCGTCGAGGAACTGTTTGGCTGGGAGAATTCGCTGGACCGCGTGAAGAAGGTCGCCCGCGCCATCGATCACCCCCTGAAGCCGGTGATCATCGGCCAGGACGAGGCTCCGGTGCAGGAGGAAGTGCTGACCACCGATCTCGACGTCAACAAGTGGCTCACCGCGATCCGCCACACGCCGCTCGAGACGGAGATGACGATCGGCTCGGGCATCTCGTGCGTGGTCGGCCCGTACTTCGATGGCGGCAGCCATATCGGCTACAACCGCATGAACTTCCGCTGGGGCAACGTCGGCACCTTCCAGATCTCGCCCGGATCGCACATGTGGCAGGTGATGACCGAGCACTACAAGGACGACGAGCCGATTCCGCTGACGATGTGCTTCGGCGTGCCGCCGTCGTGCACCTACGTCGCCGGCGCGGGTTTCGACTACGCGATCCTGCCGAAGGGCTGTGACGAGATCGGCATCGCCGGGGCGATCCAGGGCTCGCCGGTGCGTCTGGTCAAGTGCCGCACCATCGACGCCTACACGCTGGCCGATGCGGAATACGTGCTCGAAGGCTACCTGCATCCGCGCGACAAGCGCTACGAGACCGCCGAGTCGGAAGCCGCCGACATCCAGGGCCGCTTCCACTTCCATCCGGAATGGGCGGGCTACATGGGCAAGGCCTACAAGGCGCCGACTTTCCACGTCACCGCGATCACGATGCGCCGCCGCGAGAGCAAGCCGATCATCTTCCCGCTCGGCGTGCACACCGCGGACGACGCCAACATTGACACCTCGGTGCGCGAATCGGCGATCTTCGCCCTGTGCGAGCGCCTGCAACCGGGCATCGTGCAGAACGTGCATATTCCGTACTGCATGACCGACTGGGGCGGCTGCATCATCCAGGTGAAGAAGCGCAACCAGATCGAGGAAGGCTGGCAGCGCAACTTCCTCGCCGCCATCCTCGCCTGCTCGCAGGGCATGCGGCTGGCCATTGCGGTGAGCGAAGACGTCGACATCTACTCGATGGACGACATCATGTGGTGTCTCACCACCCGCGTGAATCCGCAGACCGACATCCTCAATCCGCTGCCGGGTGGGCGCGGTCAGACCTTCATGCCGGCCGAACGCATGACCTCGGGTGACAAGCAATGGACCGCTTCCAACACCCAGTTCGAAGGCGGCATGGGCATCGACGCGACGGTGCCGTACGGCTACGAGAGCGACTTCCACCGGCCGGTGTATGGCGTCGATCTGGTCAAGCCGGAGAACTTCTTCGACGCCAAGGACATCGACAAGATGAAGTCGCGCATGGCCGGCTGGGTGCTGTCGCTCGCCCGCACCGGCCGTTAA